The proteins below come from a single Mya arenaria isolate MELC-2E11 chromosome 8, ASM2691426v1 genomic window:
- the LOC128244887 gene encoding uncharacterized protein LOC128244887 isoform X2: MMAQHVGFHGNRVHPWDSLVTQIWDDLIDEDRQNLVQIYRESVDGIDDFDTDSVFRNRIATHNDLDSASVLCACLKSLNLHGDSGSIEWAARVQKYIIDLQNYCRSYEVIPNKVFVGRQVDLESILDVFISETSSSTGVCICGLGGQGKSCLATQICWTLHEEHNWSVVKVDLRNKKRTEDVWKSVLSKVGAHTPEEANLPKLLNLLKTFICEKTNDDNDDKMLLCLDDCDHTLGNHYEKHAFMNTLGELLKFFKEHKRTKVRLLMTTRDKLLQSGDHLNESLEERVLKPLDEEDGIKLLNTCSTMDIEYDIATEIVRKCACSPLAITIVSELLKNGIYSPERLAVHLNIDKNVTKGVGIHKIIQEAVNCLKEPPRVALICLTVFQSSPFDMKSAQKVIGLKNSRECTSLLQALHESHLLEVEVEPSGKGRTENRAEKYLYSLHPLVHQYLTEWKMTRDLQNHHKCAIQRFVDYYEGVISKLVKKMHSSYWKGRKILEKHKIHITQFYKIMADEAHYLKTHSKSFKRKTFLEKKFVSDLADILLSDVMKRRMFESEAKRALKVGNNAAYIFWMVEEADLFVMLHDQPDLAGKILDGITNGKYPSLRGLHGDPFYEPIVHALFHKVKGLVRWKQLKFDEGLNHLNLSLSFYEHYRDFGTEYNMLVCQVKSYIAQVNIDIGNLDVADQCLHEGLNKIKAMIEPPSQSCHDDLATELHWDIPSYYLHWAEIHIAKAKSTSDPDVRAQLFEKATKELHRGRSLDEKLKLDYLDNYYSKVKLLADILIEKGLLDEAKKNAEFVLDRRRGILQPPHFKYTESVYQVARIWMLLGNRFNEKGEKSSDTFLELTDHHLRDGSVPLSHPLYKQIKTDHLTTVQLAGENDRIRKIQKFYKDLENGAYDSVAKSRVKAVREMMWTPMEMLMKLFSKGGREGSGGSEEFGAADQQLQGLENLTEEQRDNFVEGFGGMPSRHDSGHGHSSSDLGDSFSSGSGSMSARIQRMHIEKSVSLEDNVFETSNEVPTLPERKKPPLKRSRTNKSEDGN; the protein is encoded by the exons A TGATGGCCCAGCATGTTGGCTTCCATGGCAACCGAGTGCATCCATGGGATTCCCTGGTGACACAGATCTGGGATGACCTAATTGATGAAGACAGACAAAATCTGGTACAGATCTATAGAGAATCTGTGGACGGCATAGATGACTTTGATACAGATTCTGTTTTCAGAAATAGAATCG CAACACATAATGATCTTGACTCTGCAAGTGTCTTGTGTGCCTGTCTCAAAAGTCTAAATCTTCACGGAGACAGCGGAAGCATTGAATGGGCAGCTAGAGTTCAGAAGTACATTATTGATTTACAAAACTACTGTAGGAGCTATGAGGTAATTCCAAACAAGGTGTTTGTTGGGCGCCAAGTAGACCTTGAAAGCATTCTTGATGTGTTCATATCAGAGACTTCCAGCAGTACAG gtgtttgtatttgtgggCTGGGTGGACAAGGGAAGAGTTGCCTGGCAACCCAGATCTGCTGGACTCTTCATGAAGAACACAACTGGTCTGTGGTCAAGGTAGATCTAAG GAATAAGAAGAGGACAGAAGATGTGTGGAAGTCAGTGCTGAGTAAAGTCGGAGCTCATACGCCAGAGGAAGCAAACTTACCTAAACTATTGAATCTCTTAAAGACCTTCATTTGTGAAAAGAcaaatgatgacaatgatgaca AAATGCTGTTGTGCCTTGATGACTGTGACCACACCCTGGGGAATCATTATGAGAAACACGCATTCATGAACACACTCGGGGAACTGCTCAAGTTTTTTAAAGAACACAAAAGGACAAAG GTGCGACTGTTGATGACAACTCGTGACAAGCTACTACAGAGCGGCGATCATCTCAATGAGAGTCTAGAAGAACGTGTTCTCAAACCGTTGGATGAGGAGGACGGGATCAAGCTGCTCAACACATGCTCGACCATG GACATAGAATATGACATTGCCACGGAGATAGTAAGAAAATGTGCATGTTCTCCACTGGCGATCACCATTGTCTCAGAACTCCTGAAAAACGGTATATACTCCCCTGAAAGGCTAGCTGTTCATCTCAACATTGACAAAAATGTAACGAAAGGAGTTGgcatacataaaattatacaagaaGCAGTAAACTGCCTTAAGGAGCCTCCGAGAGTGGCCCTGATTTGTCTGACTGTCTTCCAGTCATCACCTTTTGACATGAAATCTGCACAGAAAGTGATTGGTCTAAAGAACAGCCGGGAATGCACAAGTCTTTTACAGGCTTTACATGAATCTCATCTTCTGGAAGTTGAGGTTGAACCTTCAGGGAAGGGACGGACAGAAAATAGGGCCGAGAAATATCTGTATTCTCTCCATCCTTTGGTTCATCAATACCTGACCGAGTGGAAAATGACAAGAGACTTGCAAAACCATCATAAATGTGCCATACAAAGATTTGTTGATTATTACGAAGGTGTCATAAGTAAGCTTGTGAAAAAGATGCACTCTTCGTATTGGAAAGGAAGGAAAATCCTGGAAAAACACAAGATTCATATTACtcagttttacaaaataatggcAGATGAGGCGCACTACTTAAAAACCCATTCAAAGTCCTTCAAAAGGAAAACATTCCTGGAGAAGAAATTTGTTTCCGATCTTGCTGACATTCTGTTATCAGATGTAATGAAGAGACGGATGTTTGAG AGTGAAGCAAAACGAGCATTGAAAGTTGGTAATAATGCTGCCTACATATTCTGGATGGTCGAAGAGGCTGACTTGTTTGTGATGCTTCATGATCAACCGGATCTTGCAGGGAAAATACTCGATGGGATTACAAATGGGAAATATCCAT CTCTGCGAGGTCTACATGGCGACCCGTTCTATGAGCCGATTGTGCACGCCTTGTTTCACAAAGTGAAGGGCCTGGTACGATGGAAGCAGCTGAAATTTGATGAGGGCCTTAATCACCTGAACCTCTCCCTGTCATTCTATGAGCATTACCGTGACTTTGGGACAGAATATAACATGCTCGTCTGCCAGGTGAAGAGCTACATTGCCCAGGTCAACATTGACATAGGAAACCTAGACGTGGCTGATCAGTGTCTTCATGAGG GTTTGAATAAGATAAAGGCAATGATTGAACCCCCAAGTCAGTCTTGCCATGATGACCTAGCCACCGAGTTACACTGGGATATCCCATCCTACTACCTACACTGGGCAGAGATCCACATAGCCAAGGCCAAGAGTACCAGTGATCCTGATGTCCGGGCACAGCTGTTTGAGAAGGCAACAAAAGAATTGCATAGAG GCAGATCCCTGGATGAGAAACTTAAGTTGGATTATCTCGACAACTACTACTCCAAAGTCAAGCTTCTGGCTGACATCCTTATCGAGAAAGGTCTGCTTGATGAAGCGAAAAAGAACGCAGAGTTTGTCCTTGACCGACGAAGGGGCATTCTGCAACCTCCACACTTCAAATACACGGAGAGTGTATACCAGGTTGCCAGGATATGGATGTTGCTAGGCAACAGATTCAATGAAAAGGGGGAGAAAT CAAGTGATACTTTTTTGGAACTGACTGACCACCACCTGCGGGATGGAAGTGTACCCCTGTCCCACCCACTCTATAAGCAGATCAAGACTGACCACCTGACCACTGTCCAGCTTGCCGGGGAAAATGATAGGATAAGGAAGATTCAGAAATTCTATAAG GATCTAGAGAATGGTGCATATGACTCTGTAGCAAAGTCACGAGTGAAGGCTGTTAGGGAGATGATGTGGACACCCATGGAGATGTTGATGAAGTTATTCAGTAAAGGAGGTAGGGAAGGCAGTGGAGGTAGTGAAGAGTTTGGGGCAGCAGATCAACAACTCCAG GGACTAGAAAATCTCACAGAAGAGCAGAGGGACAACTTTGTGGAGGGATTTGGCGGGATGCCATCCAGACACGATTCTGGGCACGGTCACAGCAGCTCAGATTTGGGCGACTCATTCTCGTCAGGCAGTGGGAGTATGTCGGCACGGATTCAGAGGATGCACATAGAGAAATCAGTGTCTCTTGAAGATAACGTGTTTGAAA CCTCAAATGAAGTTCCTACACTGCCAGAAAGGAAGAAACCACCTTTGAAGCGCTCAAGAACTAATAAATCTGAAGATGGCAACTAG
- the LOC128244888 gene encoding ras-related protein Rab-2, which yields MSYAYLFKYIIIGDTGVGKSCLLLQFTDKRFQPVHDLTIGVEFGARMISIDGKQIKLQIWDTAGQESFRSITRSYYRGAAGALLVYDITRRDTFNHLTTWLEDARQHSNSNMVIMLIGNKSDLEARRDVKKEEGEAFAREHGLIFMETSAKTAANVEEAFINTAKEIYQKIQDGVFDINNEANGIKIGPQHSTSNPSMPSGGGNAGPSGNCC from the exons ATGTCTTAcgcttatttatttaaatatattatcattggAGATACAG GTGTTGGCAAATCATGTTTGCTCCTCCAATTTACGGACAAAAGATTTCAGCCAGTTCATGATTTGACTATTG GGGTGGAGTTTGGTGCTCGTATGATCTCCATAGATGGCAAACAAATCAAACTTCAGATATGGGACACT GCTGGGCAGGAATCGTTTCGATCGATAACGCGATCCTACTACAGAGGTGCTGCGGGTGCCTTGTTGGTGTACGATATAACTAG GCGTGACACATTTAACCACCTGACCACATGGCTGGAGGATGCCAGACAACATTCCAACTCAAATATGGTCATTATGTTGATAGGAAACAAGAG TGACCTTGAAGCTCGCCGAGATGTAAAGAAGGAAGAGGGTGAGGCTTTCGCACGGGAACATGGACTCATCTTCATGGAGACCTCGGCTAAAACTGCAGCAAATGTGGAAGAG GCATTTATAAACACTGCAAAAGAAATTTACCAAAAGATACAAGATGGAGtttttgatattaataatgaG GCAAATGGGATCAAGATTGGACCCCAGCACTCAACAAGCAATCCCAGCATGCCTTCAGGGGGAGGAAATGCAGGGCCCAGTGGCAACTGCTGCTAG
- the LOC128243505 gene encoding transmembrane protein 208-like has protein sequence MPPKGKQGTKGQKQIEVENKSTMQFYMYIILCAIAIFYGAQIILFSDTFTTFYIVLSMLVLCVYGGCYKFMSSMAGGGIDLNMEAGMAEHAKDVILLTAIVQILALISNYFWLLWLVAPGRAFYILWVNILSPWIFAEAPEVDDKKQKKMERKMKRQQR, from the exons ATGCCG CCCAAAGGAAAACAGGGGACCAAAGGTCAGAAGCAAATTGAAGTCGAAAACAAATCGACAATGCAGTTTTATATGTACATCATTCTTTGTGCCATA GCAATATTTTATGGAGCACAGATCATCCTCTTTAGCGACACATTCACAACATTTTACATT GTTCTATCAATGCTGGTCTTGTGTGTGTATGGAGGTTGTTACAAGTTTATGAGCAGCATGGCTGGTGGGGGCATCGATCTCAACATGGAGGCGGGCATGGCAGA GCATGCCAAGGATGTGATTCTGTTGACAGCCATTGTCCAGATACTAGCCTTGATCTCCAACTACTTCTGGTTGTTATGGCTTGTG GCACCAGGAAGAGCGTTTTATATATTGTGGGTAAATATTCTATCGCCATGGATATTTGCCGAAGCACCAGAAGTTGAtgataaaaaacagaaaaagatGGAAAGGAAAATGAAGAGACAGCAAAGATGA
- the LOC128244887 gene encoding uncharacterized protein LOC128244887 isoform X1, translated as MMAQHVGFHGNRVHPWDSLVTQIWDDLIDEDRQNLVQIYRESVDGIDDFDTDSVFRNRIATHNDLDSASVLCACLKSLNLHGDSGSIEWAARVQKYIIDLQNYCRSYEVIPNKVFVGRQVDLESILDVFISETSSSTGVCICGLGGQGKSCLATQICWTLHEEHNWSVVKVDLRNKKRTEDVWKSVLSKVGAHTPEEANLPKLLNLLKTFICEKTNDDNDDKMLLCLDDCDHTLGNHYEKHAFMNTLGELLKFFKEHKRTKVRLLMTTRDKLLQSGDHLNESLEERVLKPLDEEDGIKLLNTCSTMDIEYDIATEIVRKCACSPLAITIVSELLKNGIYSPERLAVHLNIDKNVTKGVGIHKIIQEAVNCLKEPPRVALICLTVFQSSPFDMKSAQKVIGLKNSRECTSLLQALHESHLLEVEVEPSGKGRTENRAEKYLYSLHPLVHQYLTEWKMTRDLQNHHKCAIQRFVDYYEGVISKLVKKMHSSYWKGRKILEKHKIHITQFYKIMADEAHYLKTHSKSFKRKTFLEKKFVSDLADILLSDVMKRRMFESEAKRALKVGNNAAYIFWMVEEADLFVMLHDQPDLAGKILDGITNGKYPSLRGLHGDPFYEPIVHALFHKVKGLVRWKQLKFDEGLNHLNLSLSFYEHYRDFGTEYNMLVCQVKSYIAQVNIDIGNLDVADQCLHEGLNKIKAMIEPPSQSCHDDLATELHWDIPSYYLHWAEIHIAKAKSTSDPDVRAQLFEKATKELHRGRSLDEKLKLDYLDNYYSKVKLLADILIEKGLLDEAKKNAEFVLDRRRGILQPPHFKYTESVYQVARIWMLLGNRFNEKGEKFNASEHWIAASDTFLELTDHHLRDGSVPLSHPLYKQIKTDHLTTVQLAGENDRIRKIQKFYKDLENGAYDSVAKSRVKAVREMMWTPMEMLMKLFSKGGREGSGGSEEFGAADQQLQGLENLTEEQRDNFVEGFGGMPSRHDSGHGHSSSDLGDSFSSGSGSMSARIQRMHIEKSVSLEDNVFETSNEVPTLPERKKPPLKRSRTNKSEDGN; from the exons A TGATGGCCCAGCATGTTGGCTTCCATGGCAACCGAGTGCATCCATGGGATTCCCTGGTGACACAGATCTGGGATGACCTAATTGATGAAGACAGACAAAATCTGGTACAGATCTATAGAGAATCTGTGGACGGCATAGATGACTTTGATACAGATTCTGTTTTCAGAAATAGAATCG CAACACATAATGATCTTGACTCTGCAAGTGTCTTGTGTGCCTGTCTCAAAAGTCTAAATCTTCACGGAGACAGCGGAAGCATTGAATGGGCAGCTAGAGTTCAGAAGTACATTATTGATTTACAAAACTACTGTAGGAGCTATGAGGTAATTCCAAACAAGGTGTTTGTTGGGCGCCAAGTAGACCTTGAAAGCATTCTTGATGTGTTCATATCAGAGACTTCCAGCAGTACAG gtgtttgtatttgtgggCTGGGTGGACAAGGGAAGAGTTGCCTGGCAACCCAGATCTGCTGGACTCTTCATGAAGAACACAACTGGTCTGTGGTCAAGGTAGATCTAAG GAATAAGAAGAGGACAGAAGATGTGTGGAAGTCAGTGCTGAGTAAAGTCGGAGCTCATACGCCAGAGGAAGCAAACTTACCTAAACTATTGAATCTCTTAAAGACCTTCATTTGTGAAAAGAcaaatgatgacaatgatgaca AAATGCTGTTGTGCCTTGATGACTGTGACCACACCCTGGGGAATCATTATGAGAAACACGCATTCATGAACACACTCGGGGAACTGCTCAAGTTTTTTAAAGAACACAAAAGGACAAAG GTGCGACTGTTGATGACAACTCGTGACAAGCTACTACAGAGCGGCGATCATCTCAATGAGAGTCTAGAAGAACGTGTTCTCAAACCGTTGGATGAGGAGGACGGGATCAAGCTGCTCAACACATGCTCGACCATG GACATAGAATATGACATTGCCACGGAGATAGTAAGAAAATGTGCATGTTCTCCACTGGCGATCACCATTGTCTCAGAACTCCTGAAAAACGGTATATACTCCCCTGAAAGGCTAGCTGTTCATCTCAACATTGACAAAAATGTAACGAAAGGAGTTGgcatacataaaattatacaagaaGCAGTAAACTGCCTTAAGGAGCCTCCGAGAGTGGCCCTGATTTGTCTGACTGTCTTCCAGTCATCACCTTTTGACATGAAATCTGCACAGAAAGTGATTGGTCTAAAGAACAGCCGGGAATGCACAAGTCTTTTACAGGCTTTACATGAATCTCATCTTCTGGAAGTTGAGGTTGAACCTTCAGGGAAGGGACGGACAGAAAATAGGGCCGAGAAATATCTGTATTCTCTCCATCCTTTGGTTCATCAATACCTGACCGAGTGGAAAATGACAAGAGACTTGCAAAACCATCATAAATGTGCCATACAAAGATTTGTTGATTATTACGAAGGTGTCATAAGTAAGCTTGTGAAAAAGATGCACTCTTCGTATTGGAAAGGAAGGAAAATCCTGGAAAAACACAAGATTCATATTACtcagttttacaaaataatggcAGATGAGGCGCACTACTTAAAAACCCATTCAAAGTCCTTCAAAAGGAAAACATTCCTGGAGAAGAAATTTGTTTCCGATCTTGCTGACATTCTGTTATCAGATGTAATGAAGAGACGGATGTTTGAG AGTGAAGCAAAACGAGCATTGAAAGTTGGTAATAATGCTGCCTACATATTCTGGATGGTCGAAGAGGCTGACTTGTTTGTGATGCTTCATGATCAACCGGATCTTGCAGGGAAAATACTCGATGGGATTACAAATGGGAAATATCCAT CTCTGCGAGGTCTACATGGCGACCCGTTCTATGAGCCGATTGTGCACGCCTTGTTTCACAAAGTGAAGGGCCTGGTACGATGGAAGCAGCTGAAATTTGATGAGGGCCTTAATCACCTGAACCTCTCCCTGTCATTCTATGAGCATTACCGTGACTTTGGGACAGAATATAACATGCTCGTCTGCCAGGTGAAGAGCTACATTGCCCAGGTCAACATTGACATAGGAAACCTAGACGTGGCTGATCAGTGTCTTCATGAGG GTTTGAATAAGATAAAGGCAATGATTGAACCCCCAAGTCAGTCTTGCCATGATGACCTAGCCACCGAGTTACACTGGGATATCCCATCCTACTACCTACACTGGGCAGAGATCCACATAGCCAAGGCCAAGAGTACCAGTGATCCTGATGTCCGGGCACAGCTGTTTGAGAAGGCAACAAAAGAATTGCATAGAG GCAGATCCCTGGATGAGAAACTTAAGTTGGATTATCTCGACAACTACTACTCCAAAGTCAAGCTTCTGGCTGACATCCTTATCGAGAAAGGTCTGCTTGATGAAGCGAAAAAGAACGCAGAGTTTGTCCTTGACCGACGAAGGGGCATTCTGCAACCTCCACACTTCAAATACACGGAGAGTGTATACCAGGTTGCCAGGATATGGATGTTGCTAGGCAACAGATTCAATGAAAAGGGGGAGAAAT TTAATGCAAGTGAACACTGGATTGCAGCAAGTGATACTTTTTTGGAACTGACTGACCACCACCTGCGGGATGGAAGTGTACCCCTGTCCCACCCACTCTATAAGCAGATCAAGACTGACCACCTGACCACTGTCCAGCTTGCCGGGGAAAATGATAGGATAAGGAAGATTCAGAAATTCTATAAG GATCTAGAGAATGGTGCATATGACTCTGTAGCAAAGTCACGAGTGAAGGCTGTTAGGGAGATGATGTGGACACCCATGGAGATGTTGATGAAGTTATTCAGTAAAGGAGGTAGGGAAGGCAGTGGAGGTAGTGAAGAGTTTGGGGCAGCAGATCAACAACTCCAG GGACTAGAAAATCTCACAGAAGAGCAGAGGGACAACTTTGTGGAGGGATTTGGCGGGATGCCATCCAGACACGATTCTGGGCACGGTCACAGCAGCTCAGATTTGGGCGACTCATTCTCGTCAGGCAGTGGGAGTATGTCGGCACGGATTCAGAGGATGCACATAGAGAAATCAGTGTCTCTTGAAGATAACGTGTTTGAAA CCTCAAATGAAGTTCCTACACTGCCAGAAAGGAAGAAACCACCTTTGAAGCGCTCAAGAACTAATAAATCTGAAGATGGCAACTAG